ACTCTCAGCCTCTAAATCTGGCTAAAGAAGTAACCTTTGTCAAATGTGAAGATGGTTGGAAAGCAAGCTCAAGAAGGTGAGTAGACCTCCACCACCAACCTCTGACCTACCTGCGACCTTGGTTAGCTGCCCCCTCAGGTCGATGGGGGTCCAAGTTTCTCAGAAAGGACCTAAAACTCTTTAAAAATCACTTCTCTTGTCACCACATGCCATTGCTCTAAGACTACACAGGAAGCATGACTTCCCCCATAAAAAGAATTGAATTTGTCAATATATCAACGTAAATTCATTTTGTTGCAATTAAAGGTGTCTGTCTTACTAAGtgaaacacaattatcatttcAAGTTGCCTTCTACAATATTTCCATTAATTTTTTACCATTAATTAGTACATAGACAACCACTGATGCCGTGCTTCACTGGGAGTGGGAAACTCTTGTACATTCAATGGGAAACTCTTGTACATTTTGCCGAAATGGAGAACAGATGAAAGCTTATTGGTCAATATGCTTCGATTACATGTTTTCTGAGCTTCACTGAGAGTCTATGAGAACTAGatgcacattttttttgctttggcAAAGTTCATTAGAGAGATAGACTTTCATCACACTTTTTAGACCCTTTAGGCTTCTCTGCATGGTGTCGTCAAGACATGAAAAACTATTAATCATTACTGCTCATGATTGACAGGTTTCACATGCTGTCAGCTCATAGTATTCACTCTGTTGTATGCAAGTGCACAGATGTGTTTTCTTGTAACCTAGAGTGACATCTTACCATTTCGTAAGTCATCCGTTGCCATTGGCATTTGCAAATACCGTAGATGAAGCTGTTTCCATTTTGAGTTTGATCACTTGTTTAATTTTCAGTGAACGTTAAGTGATTTTTAGTTTTGTGGTTTGCTCACTAATGAAATTCTCTGTGTTCAAAATAGTCAAGTCGCATGAGGGGCCATGTTAGTATGTCAGGTAATAGATCATTTCTTACAAAAAGAAAGAAGAGTAGAATTTACATACAAGTAGCTGACTagcaaaaacaagaaaataaaatacacttttttgTGGTTATACTGGAAGCGGTGGCCACTATGCGTCCGTCATGTAAAACAAGCACCATCAGCTAATTCTGCTCACCTGTGGTTACCCAAAAAGGTTAACAAATATTTAGCAGGAACAATGAAATGTAGATATAGGGTATTACGACACAGAATTATCTTTGTTATCGTTATTATTAATTTCCAGTGTGACTCACAGACTAACAGTGATCAGAGACAGTCTCCAGGGTAATAATAATTTTCTTCTTTACTTTCATATCACACAGACGCCGCATCCGGAGAGATTGAGACAAAACTCATCCCAGAAACCGCTCCTTAGATGCTTCTTGTTTACGCTTtggcccagaaacactgcactcACAGCTCCGCATTGTAGCCGCAGCTGTGTGTAAATGCACGCATGTGTTTGAATGTCAAACCATAAGTGGGAGAATCTATGAACTGGGAGCTATGCTGAAGTGGCCAGAGATGGGAGAGAACAGCTTCAGAGAGGAGTCTGTGCTGTTTGGAGTCAGTCAGACTGACTCTCTTCTGCTTAATGGGTTCCCAACTCAGAGGAGAACACGAGGATGATTTCCATACCACAGCCCATCTGAGGGGTCACTAAATTCACAGCGCTCACTCTCCAAGGTGTTATAACAGAATAATCGCGCACAAATGTATAGATGGAGGTTATGTACCAATTGAGAGTGAACTAGCCTAAGGACTAGTGTGGGCTAAAGAGCTGGATTCATCACCGAGAAGCAGGCATGTAATCCCAAGGTCCTGCTCTTGTACCCTAAGGTTTGTTGGTCCGGGCCACAATTCACACAAAGCTGTCCGAGCTGTGACCGGCAAGGCGACTGCATTCAGATAAGCCCCACTTTGAGTGTGTCTTTGTGTATAATCTGTCAGATTGACTTAATTATCAGAGCTTTAAAATGAatgatgtacagtatgtataaaGGTGAATATACTATATATGCAGATTCATATTTATCTGGTGTCACTGTATATTCTGTATATAAGACATAAATAACTTCCGAGTGACAATAACTTATATGAATGTATATCTTGTATATATAACAAATAAATATGACGTTTTCTGACAGTTTCTTCAGACTGATCTGGATTTCAGTAGCTTGTGAGATTACGAGATGAAAAACTCGGTGTATCCTGCATGGCTTTAGACTGCACACACTCGTCCCGGTCCTGCCCCCAGGCCGTGGACGGCTTCCCACATCTACCGGTCTCCCTGATTATGAAAGGCGGGTCAGTCTGAAGCAGGCAGCCCCAGCTTGCATAATTCACAGACACAAATGGCACTGGGGTCATTTCAAGCATAAAAAATACTTCAGGTGGTGCAGCCATTAAACATGCTAAGAATGTCTTCAGAGATGCAGGTCGATGTAAAGTGTGATCCAGCTCTGAGGAGATAGCAGGAGAGACAAACGTGCTGAGAGGAGACCTTGTTGCGCCCTCCAGAGCCTTAATCACTGCATATAACAGCATGTTCTGGGAACACGAGGAGGTGTTCATCGCTGGGCCCCAGATATGCATGTCTAATGTGGCAGGCTTTCACGGGGAGTTCGACATGCCTAGCCCTTCGTATGTTTCCTTTCATATGTTTTGCCGTGTGACTACGCTGCACATGCCACATGATATAAATGAGGACGGCTCCTGGCAGACACGCGGATTTGTTTAACCGTTACACCGAGATCTCTGCTTCAACTTTAACAAAGCCTATAGACATAAAAGTTGATTTTCAGTTCCATAACTGCACCTACTGTTCAAGGGGGTTACGtttccccctccctcacacactgGTTTTCTCCTGACGTCCCCGGAGAACTCACAGCGGGTCTCACCACACACTGAACTGGGAAAGAAGGGACAAAGAAGAGTCACAGTCAACCGGAGAAAGGTCACCGGAGAGGGGGAGTGTCAATTTCAGACGCATACCTCAGCGTGAACACTTCTCCACATGCGAGTCAAAGACGGCTGTGTTTCATGTCACGCTGGACGGCTGTGAAGAAGGACATTGGTTCTGGGAGTTTATCTCCAGGACCCAGAAACGACCACATGAACACTACAGGAACAATGCAGCACATCAGGGGACATGTCTGTGGGGCCAACACCAGTCAAAGGTCAGGGCTCGGCACACTTCAGGAGAACTTTCCAGAAGCACTTCATTGCGTCCATGTTCCTGTGTCTGTCAGCAGCATTTCAGAAGAATTACTCCAAACATTGACCGCAATGGCACTCTAATGGATCTGTATTCTTGATTACGCCCTTTCTGGAGTGTGATTGGTTTGTGGTGTTATCTGAGGAAATAGTCAGTCTTTGAAGGAGCTTAAGCTTTACTCGTTTGCTCTGTCTTTCATACTCATAGCTTTCCTTGTGTTGTGGATGCTGTTCCCACGGCAACATGGCCACCACCTACCATGTCTGCCGGCCCAGTGCCTCCTCTCATCCATCCTGAAAAATGTGGCATTTTTATGACACCTGTCACACTTCCCCTTGCTATATTTTTACTACAATTTTTATCTATATGTGTTACCTGCATCAGAATACCGAAGCTTCCTTAATGAATGAGTCTTCTCATCACATTTATACTTGGGAGAGGCTGAATATCTCTGAGAACAGCTGCTGTGGGGTCTGACTGGGGTGGGCTTGGCCTGACAGGAGCGAGAGACCCTGCTcctgattgcccccccccccctcacaaacTACCAGGGAGTGGGGCTGTGGCTGAGCAAGGTAGATATGTAAGGGAGCCAATCAAAGGTAGGCACTAACACAGATGTGTGATGCGTTGGGAGTTTGGCAAGAAGCCAGGAGGTGGGCCTGTTTATGTCCACCTCAAGGTCTCCAGGGCCTTTTGTGTTTGCTGGCGACTGCTGAGATATACGGAGAACAAAAACATCCGCAGGGAGGCTGAGACCAGCGGAGCTCACCCCATCTCGACATCTTCTGGGGAATCCGCCACACGCGGCACCTCTGAGGTCGCCTTACGGAGCAATTCACAGCACaagccccaccccactgcctACCTCTCATCCAGGACCAGTGGCCTGGAAACGTCCACCATTGGCGAACGCTACATGCATTTCCAAATCCATCCAATGGGGGCAGTGATTTaacattttttcccccaaaaaacTAAATTCACCACAGTCCTTCATAAGACAAATGAAAGCAATAGACCAATGCAGAGACAAAGGCAGCTGTTAAATTCAAAACAAATGTGCAGCTACAGCAAGCTTAATGGAACTTTATCCAGCAGTGCTGTGGGGAAGGAATTCAACAGACATACTTCCACAGCCCACCTTAACAGAACCAATTAGAGTGTGCCTCTTTAAAAACACGACGGGTGCAGTGACACAACAATACAACAAGCCAAGAACCAATCAGAATTATTAATGGGGCTGTAAGAGGGaaagaatctgattggctcataaCTCATGGAATTCATGGAATGAGGTGAAAATATGAGAGGGGAGAGTGGGCGcctttaaacatggcagcggccCAAGGTATAGCAGGTGACCCCAGGGGGCTTCTTAAAGGAGCTGGGCCAGGATGCTTTATAGGGCTGAGGGTCTGCACTGCCAATCAGTTTCTGTTTCGGCCATGGGGGAGATGTGGGGGGGCATGACTGAACGATAGGCAAGTGTCTTAGTGTGCTGCCGCATGGCCTCGCTCTGTCGCACTGCCCATCTGGCCCATGGCACACAGGAGTGAGATGggcagcaacccccccccccccccccccccccccactgtctcCCGGTCACACAGCGTTCGCAACACACCACCAGTCCCAGTTGAGTAATCGAGACAGGCACCACCGGGCCAAAGAGACAGAACCTCGGGCTGGCGGCGCGAGTGGGCGTCACCGAAACACCCCGCGGCGCCTTGTCCCGTCTGACCCCAGGCTGCATGGTGGGGGCGGCTAGGGGGGGTCACAGAGGTGCCTCCGGGACCAAGGTGGGGGGTGTCGTAAGTATGGCCTCTGCTCCGAAGACCGTGGATTTCTAAAGCTGCTTCCCAGGTTCCAGTGCCTCCATGTTGGGGACAAAGTTTACCCATGATGCAAGAGGGGACAGCTTGGGCAGGGCTACAGCGGATGACTCAAACGCTAACCAGCAGTATCACCAATACTACTGCAGTAACCTGCAGTATCAGTAATACGACTGCAGTCACCAACAGTGCCACTAATACCTACTGCAGTAACCGGCAGTGCCACTAATACTACAGCAGTAACCGGCAGTGCCACTAATACCAACTGCAGTAACTGGCAGTGCCACTAATACTACAGCAGTAACCGGCAGTGCCACTAATACCAACTGCAGTAACTGGCAGTGCCACTAATATTACAGCAGTAACCGGCAGTGCCactaatactactgtaataaccGGCAGTGCACCAATACTACAGCAGTAACCGGCAGTGCCACTAATACCTACTGCAGTAACCGGCAGTGTCACTAATACTATAGCAGTAACCGGCAGTGCAACTAATACTACTGCAGTAACCGGCAGTACCACTAATACTACAGCAGTAACCGGCAGTGCCACTAATACCAACTGCAGTAACTGGCAGTGCTACTAATATTACAGCAGTAACCGGCAGTGCCACTAATACTACTGCAGTAACCGGCAGTGCACCAATACTACAGCAGTAACTGGCAGTGCCACTAATACTACTGCAGTAACCTGCAGTATCAGTAATACGACTGAAGTCACCAGCAGTATTATATATAATACCGTTGCAATGACTGACAGTATTACTCATATAATTGCAGTAACTGACAGTATTACAATACCACTGCAGAAGCTATCAGTATAACTAACAGTATTGCAGTAATTTCTGGTATTAGTATTGAAAATCAGTCTACAAGTCTGTGGTCTAGAATCAGGACTGGGCCAATCAAAATAGGCCAGGAGAATCAAACCAGAACAGGCTAATGGGATCCAGAGGGACCAGTCCAGGTTACCAACAGAGAGCTGCAGATCCACAGCAGGTTTGCAGCGAGGGTCAGCATGACTGATGTCTTCCCCCTGTTTTCATCCATGAGCTCCCCTAGTTATCTAGCTGTGTCTACTTGGCAGGCCATGACAAGTGGTCATGGAAAATAGACAGGTGCAtatttaacatgctatgctgctGTAGATAATCTATTTTAACCAGGCAAAGGCATGTGGGGCACATGATCACAAATGGAACAGCTACAATGGTaacaaaggtcatgtgacttaaGAGGTCATGTGACAATCTCACTCGCTGGAGTCATATTTGACAAAACAATCAATGCAGGTGAAAACACAATGTTTCAATTTTTCTAAAGAAAGCACTGTTTTTTTGACATTTCACACCAATCTGATGTccttaaatgcaataaatattATGGGATGCCAAGTGACAAGAACAAAAACAGTCACTTTCCATGGCAATATCTCCTATCTGCTTGCTGACAGAATCACACTGGTTTTGTCTGTGGTTCCAGGTTGCCCAGTGACCTTGGCTTGGGGGAGGGTGGCAGCACCAGAACGAGGTCACATGCTGGGCAAAATCCTGCAGCAAAACTTACGTTTTGTTTCATAGCACAAGATGCATTTTGGGGAACTCGCTGGGACTGTCGAGCTAGAGATCTCTCAGCTGAGTTATGCGTGATTTTCTCCATCCTCTGTGTGCGGTTTGGATACTGATGGACACGCAAGCAGCACCGTTAGGGCACCCTGGAGCGTGTGGGCCGGCACACTGCGGGTCTTTCCGGAAGTGTGCACTCTGACGGCATCCTGTGTCAGCTCTGAGGAAACGGGGACCAGGCACACAAACCCAGGTTTGGCCCTTCATGACTCACTGACAGCCCAGTAACATTCAGCTGCTTTTATTACTGCCACCATGTAAACACCAAGACAGGACAGCCTGAGACCGTGAGGTCATAAACAATGTAATGTCAATTTTATTTCTGAAGCACAATTAAACAGAAGTATTCCAAAGTGCTGTACAAAATTAGCacgaacaaaacaaaaataaaaccccATAATCACAATATAATACAAGAAACAAGGgctaaaatagtaaaataactGTCAACAGTCAGAACTAAAAGCCAGTCTATAGAAATATGTTTTTAATCACGATTTAAAAAGAGACTGAAGGAGAGGACTTAACCTCCAATGGAGGAGTGTTCCAGAGGTTAGGTGTGTGCACAGAGCCAGCACAGTCACCTTCTCACTTATGCCAGCCTCCTGGTACAGAAAGTAAAAGTGGATCAGAGGACCTCAGCCGTCTGGGCCCACAATGTTAGGCAAGGAAATCTGACGCATAGTCTGGACACAACCCATTCAAAGCCATAAAGACAATCAGTAAATTTTTTAACTGAATCCTATACTGGACTGGGAGCCAGTGCAAATCGGCCAATATAGACGTTATGTGATCCTGTTTTTTTGTCTTGTCAATAGCATCACTGGGGCGTATGCCGAACTAGCTGTAGGCAAGAAAGAGAGAGTTACAATAATCTAAGCAGAATGAAATCGGGGCATGAATTTCTCATGAAATGATTTAACTTTCGAGATATTTCTAAGATGGCAAAAAGCTGATCTAACTACAGAATTAATTAGCTGATCAAATTTAAAATCACGGTCAAAGATTACACCCGAGTTTAGTGCACGATCTTTCAAAAAAGTATAAAGTTGATCCAGATACTCAATGACAGGGAGAGTGCGATTTGATGACCTGAGGAGGATAATTTTGGTCTTAtcgtttaattataaaaagttcAAGCCTTAATGTCTGTCAGTAAAGAAAGTAAGTTCATCACCGTGGGTCACAGGGTTTCAGTAGAAGGTAAATCTGGGAGTCAGCATAGCAGTTAAATGAGATCTTGTGCTTATGAAATACAGCATATAAAGAGAAAACAGAATAGGACCTAAAATGGATCCTTGAGGAATTCTGCATGTATGGAAAAATGGAAACTTCCGGTTTGTACTGAAAAGGTATGCCGgctaagataaaaaaaaataaacccgTCACGGACTGTGCTCTGAAggccagtgctcccagtgcaaGCTTTTCAATTATGTGTCACGTGACATGCTTATCTGGCTTCTCCGTTTGATGCCTGTAGATTATTTGACTTTCCCTGTTTTTAATACGCAGACGAGCTGACTGTTAACGGCTTCAcgtgtgtgttggtgtgtgtctgggttcACAGGCGTCCCCAGATAGGTGCGACCCTCCAGGCCAGTGTTTCtgaacccggtcctcagggacccccagatggtccacgtttttgctaccgggagctgggagggagcaaaaacatggattttCTGGGGGTTCTAGGGGACCgctttgggaaacactgccccaGAGAACATTCAGCTGAGACACGAGACCCAAAAATGTGTCCACAAAATGACAGCTCCCTCCCAAGTATTTGCTTCGCGTCAAAGGCTCAAAGACCAGAAGACAGAGAAAGAAAGGATTTTAAGGGCCAGGAAGCAGAACAAGCGGAAGAGTGGAAAACGCAACTGAGGACACGCTCCTCTTTAGGGGGTCATTGAAAACACGAAATGGGCAGACATTCGATTTTTAGatagaaaaaaaagcaaatggGGAGGGATTACGGTGTGGTGATGTCTGCCAAAATATGAGCGTGCGATTGGGTTACAGCTGGGAGGGTGAGTGAGCGTTCCGTAAATCACACTAGGAGGCGCCGGTTCACTCCTTCTATCGCTTCTTACACAATAACTCCAGGCAACCcagtgacccctccccccccacccctcacacCAGCCCAAAATGGCCTCCCAGATGGCTCCATCCCTGGTCAGAGGGTTACAGAGCCTGAAGGAGGTGGGCAGCATTCGCTAAGACCTCCAGACCCAAGCTGACAAATCTGTACCCCTCAGCGGACAATCAGCATCTGCCCTTTTCGGCAGGTCCACACCAGAGTGAGTAAAGCAGTGATAAATGTTACATCTGAAAGAAATGCCCATAAAAGCTGTCACATTATAAAAACCACAACGTTTCCAGCAAAAATTGCGAATTACACAAAATGCTTCGACTGCACACAGTGGCGCCCTGTGGTAGAACTGAGGTACTGCATGTGATTTTAGTCACCTGTGGTGAGGCTTCTCAAAAGTTGCCAAATGCCGTCACTgtcaaatatacattttaactCTTAAAAACTTTCCTTGAAAAAGTTAaaaacaggaagaaaaaaaaccctgAAAAACAGTCAGTATGTTTTTAAAAGCAGAAGTCTAAGGGTCTTATTAACCAAACAATCCAGTGAACAAGAGCTCACTGATTTGTTAGATAACAACAGACACATTATTGGTCCTCTTGTCTTTTCACAGTACACAGACCTCTGAGGTTAACTGCTGTTAAtacaatagtaataaaaataagcaaaatGTGTGTCTGCTGTTGTTAGTGGGCCTTGTGAGAAAAGCTACCACACGACAGAGTGGAAGATTCCTAGAAGGAGAAGTTCTGCTTGCTTCGGAAGCGCAAGGAGAGTCTCTCCATATTATCAAGCGGCAGGCTCCTGATGTCTGCAGAGAGAGGCCTGGGCAAGTCTGGATCCAGGAACTCGGGGCTCACCGTCTCCTCAGGCAGGTTCACCTTTGCAGGGGAAGGGCTAtcaggaaactccccaggctGGTAGAAGGACCAGCATGTGGAGGCCGAGCCGATGGAAGAGGTCTCCGAGGCGGGGAGCTGGCCATCCAGACCATCTGGGAAGGAGGAGGACTCCGGGAGGCTGAAGCAGTGGAGGTCGCAGGAGGAGGAGGCAGAAAAGGACCGGGGGAGGCGTGGCTGGTGCAGGTTCAGCTTGGACACCAGCGGTTTACCCACAGAGACCAACCTGGTCTCCTGTATCTCATCGTCCATGCTGGCGTACCGGTAGTGAAGGCACACCGAGAATGACAGCTCATTCTGTgtgcgagagagagagcgtCACACATGCGGGGGACACAGGCAAGGGGCTGCACCCACGCGTGAGACACTATGTGGGGATGAGGCAACCACCTTCAACCTCTGCAGGGCGCTGAGGCGCGTGTAGAGGCTCGGGAAGCCGGGCTGGGCCAGGGTCTCTGCCGTGAACAGCAGACTCCCAGCATCCATCGGGCTCTCCTGATTGGTCAGCTTCAGCTCCACACCCACATCCTAGGGCACAGGACGGGACAGCGTCACCAACAGGATGAGAACGAACTGGGTCGTGAACGTGTCACAGTGGTCACGCCAGTCTGGGTCGGGACCAATGTCATAATACTCTTAATCTATAAATTTAGCttctattttgtattttttgcatttttttctttgaaatccAGTCTAGTTTTAGTTTTCAGTTTGGTTTATGTACTAATGTCCTCAAAATGTGCATCTAGCTCTTATTAACAGTCATTATGGATAAACAAATCatttgttaaaataataaaaagaattttaaaataatttcagctagttttagttatatttatttttttgtttagttgtagttttttattttactttcacTTTTTTCAGTTGACTGTTCCTTATAGTGGCTTATGGTCCTTGTCGTCGGTAATGACAATAACCCCGGGCGGGGGTCACCTCAGAGAAGTCAGCGAGCTGGGCGGTGCATGTCATCACGGCATCCGGCTTCTCCAGCACGCTGGCGTAGATGATCATGATGTTGGAGAACTCGGCTGCGAAACCCAGCTGCACCGTGACGCCGCACTCGAACCGCAAGTACAGGCTGTCCGGGAGCACTAGGGGGCGCCATGGAGTCGAGGGTCAGCCCACTCACCACATGGAGCAGCTCCTGAAGCCCGGACCCCAGCCCCATAGGCTCACCGTTAGCGACGGCCCACTGCAGGTTCCGCACGGACGTGATTTCAGGGGAGTCTCCGTTCTGTACGCGGTCCGTCAGGGCTCGACGCTCCGACAGGTTACTGCGCAACTCCAATGCCTGTCTGCCCCGCGTGATGTCACAGTGGCCCATGTCTGCAGGGACACTAACAACCAGTCACATCGTACATCACGGGACAAGGACCAATCACATCACACAATCCAGAGGAGATGACCATGTCATACACCGAAGAACACATCCAGTTACATCACACAATGCACGGAAAATGCCCAATCACATTTCACAATCCGGAGCAGATGACCCATAATATCAAACAACTGCTTCTTTTATACAAATTATAACTAGCATTATCTTGTTCCAGAAGGATGAAAGacagcaagaaaaaaaacacaccttcAGCGACCTTGTCCAGCATGACAGTGACCTTCTCGTCCTCCAGGAGGCGCCGTGTGAGGAAGCTCATGAAGATGCCGTTGGAGAGGCCATCCTTGTTCACCTCGTACGCCTCAGCGTCTACACATCTGCGGGGCGAAGGGGGACTTAAACTCAGACGCACCCCTGGCACATAGGGAGAGAGGAGGCTATAGTGGGGGGGAGGACTCACGTGGCGTATCCAAACACGATGTTGGCGGTCACCTTCAGAGGGCCCGGCTGGGGAATGACATCATCATTCAGGTTCCTGGAATGACACGCCCGCATCAGACCCGAGGCTGTGGTGCACGGTGGCCCAGAACGCCAGTCACACAGCAGTGTTTTCTGTGCTCTTTCTGTCCCTAAACCACCTTTTCTGTCCCTAAAACTCTGATGTCTTCCTCAAGTAGGAAAAAGTCAACAAGGATGATGGTCGTCTAGCATTATCAGGAGCAGCGCCACCCCTCCCTACACGCAGAACACGTGCTGTGCGTAGGGCCCCACGATCCATGGGGGGGGGCCCATTTTCCGCAAGGGGAGGCATTCTCCGCAAATGTGCAAAGGATGCGCACCGCTGCCGTGAAGCGTGCTAGAGCACCAATGCAGCCCAAGGGAGGAGAGAAGAAATAACAGGCCAGTAATCGGACATGCAatgattgacagcagcatctCACCAATCAGCGGTCAAATGCGCCGAAAGAGGCTGTTCATTAGATTTGTTCCTACTAATAAAGGTTGTAAACCTAAATGGCATTTCGTGATACAGTCTGCTTAGGGCCCCAATTTGGCCCTTGATCAGGAGCATGAGTGGGGTGGGGTACCGCTTGCGACACATGTCCAACAGGAAGACGTTGAGGCCGGTCTGACGCCCCTGCATCCGTCGCAGCACATCCTGCACCCACAGGCAATGCTCAGACGTGTAGGAGGAAGGCGCGTCTATGGGCACCATGAAGCTGTTCCCGTAGTTTTCATACCCGTGGCCGGCAAAGTACAGCAGTCCTTGGGGAGGAACAAGACACATGCATTCAGATAGCCGGTCGCGGAACTGACATGACTGACGACCAGCCATTTACAGGACCAGTCATGGAGGTGATCAACCAACCAGTAATGGAGCAAGTCACAAAGGTAGCCAACCAGTCAATAACAGAGGCAGTCACTGAGATAATCAATAACTCAAACACACAGCCAGTCATGAGGTGATCAACCAACTAATCACGGAACAATCATGGTGTTAAACCGTTGCTGAAGTCTAGCCGTTACTTTGCATCGTGTTGCAGCCGCATTCTGACGGCATACTGACCGTAGACGCCGCGATCCAGAAGCAGCAGGAACTCTGTGACAGCGCTGTGCATCTCCTGCAGTGTCAGGTCCAGCAGAGAGACTACCTTGAAATCCAGCTGTCGCAGCAGGTTGCAGAGCTGGTGGACGTCAGCCATGGGGGCTCGCAGCTGCCGGTGGTGCTGGTAGTTCATGTTGCCCATGAGGAGGGCCACCTTGTCAGTGGCTatagggcgggggaggggtgcaaGAGATTCACAAGTCAGAAGGTGTGGCCAGTAAGCACAGGACCCAAGAGCCTAGCCTGTACTGTAGATATTGTAAAAAGCAGACGGGGTGTGGTCAGTCACATATGGGTGTGGCCAACCAGACAGGAGGTGTGGTCAGTCACATATGGGTGTGGCCAACCAGACAGGAGGTGTGGTCAGTCACATATGGGTGTGGCCAACCAGACAGGAGGTGTGGTCACTGaggtagaattgccacagtttttTTTAGGGCCAGTCCGCACCAATACGTTTTCGTTTAGTGACACAAAATCTTTCTTCCGATTTTGCCTTCCATCCACACCACCATGTACTTTTTTTCCCAGAAACAGAGAAACAATTTCGCCACTATCCGACAAATAATATTTCTGTAAACACATGCCGATGCTCATCAGCGTGAAAATTGGTTCGTACTTGGCTCATGACCATTTCCTGATTAACTCTCTTCGTTTTAATGTCTCGGAAATGACGAATGCTTTTCCTGTTTTCACTAAATAAGCCACACGTGAACCTGGAGGATGTACAGGACTTTTGCTACCTGGCATATGTTGCTTTGCATACTTGTGTGCAGCTAAATCATGTTGTACGTACATTGTATGCTGTTTATGACTACTGTGAAACTCAAAACGAGAATTTACCTAAGCCAAGTTTAAGTGCTCTAGCTGATAATAAACACATCCAGTCATCGAACTTTAGAGTGTTCTGGAGCTGAGGGGAAGAGAGTGAGACGTGTGGTGACTAAATTTCTGGATCCCTGGTTGTTGTTGTTATGATTCATTCTAAGTACAGCTTTATGTTTGCGATGCTACAGTactgtgatatttcacttttgctaAGTATAATACACATCGTTGTTTGTGACGTCAACAGTCGAGCATATATAAAAACTGAACTTCATTACTAATCGAAGTCAAAATAAATGATTCAAAATATATACTTCGTCACTTCTAGAATTATAAAAATTTTGgttgaaaaaaaacatgcagacaTG
This genomic interval from Brienomyrus brachyistius isolate T26 chromosome 21, BBRACH_0.4, whole genome shotgun sequence contains the following:
- the LOC125716821 gene encoding LOW QUALITY PROTEIN: mucosa-associated lymphoid tissue lymphoma translocation protein 1-like (The sequence of the model RefSeq protein was modified relative to this genomic sequence to represent the inferred CDS: deleted 1 base in 1 codon), which translates into the protein MGDWTQELGTLGDGVLNRLAEMLDNPKCGWRQLAAAVTEQPKFRCSEKELLNCSLQVLSATGSPSRLLLSMLADRSCPLAFLLHCLRKIDHRSAVQYLIATVIRIIVQPQSQCEPDGCRLVLTCQAEGPKGMAYQWFKGKEEVPNGQNPDLVLCPFVASQQGHYICRVSHGENFVYSQWAKVQLASGSCSNSDARDGFLPSSTSSLRITQQPRSLSVCEGTPLRLECVAEGNPPPQYQWYHNNEPVPQATRPSLEISCATTSSRGQYSCKVFNLYHDIRSEEIHVEIGPGSFLCSSFEENDDGYNPPPARQHSRFYATDKVALLMGNMNYQHHRQLRAPMADVHQLCNLLRQLDFKVVSLLDLTLQEMHSAVTEFLLLLDRGVYGLLYFAGHGYENYGNSFMVPIDAPSSYTSEHCLWVQDVLRRMQGRQTGLNVFLLDMCRKRNLNDDVIPQPGPLKVTANIVFGYATCVDAEAYEVNKDGLSNGIFMSFLTRRLLEDEKVTVMLDKVAEDMGHCDITRGRQALELRSNLSERRALTDRVQNGDSPEITSVRNLQWAVANVLPDSLYLRFECGVTVQLGFAAEFSNIMIIYASVLEKPDAVMTCTAQLADFSEDVGVELKLTNQESPMDAGSLLFTAETLAQPGFPSLYTRLSALQRLKNELSFSVCLHYRYASMDDEIQETRLVSVGKPLVSKLNLHQPRLPRSFSASSSCDLHCFSLPESSSFPDGLDGQLPASETSSIGSASTCWSFYQPGEFPDSPSPAKVNLPEETVSPEFLDPDLPRPLSADIRSLPLDNMERLSLRFRSKQNFSF